One Solanum pennellii chromosome 10, SPENNV200 genomic region harbors:
- the LOC107002784 gene encoding squamosa promoter-binding protein 1-like gives MENNKWEGKRNMEEEDDEEDEDVVEDTKRKRVLTHSGRKVSTAEGSRQPSCQVEECTADMVNAKTYHRRHKVCEFHAKAPAVLIDGLRQRFCQQCSRFHQLAEFDDAKKSCRRRLAGHNERRRKSAQDYPGEGSS, from the exons ATGGAAAATAACAAATGGGAAGGGAAGAGAAACATGGAAGAGGAGGAtgatgaggaagatgaagatGTTGTAGAGGATACCAAAAGGAAGAGGGTCTTGACTCACTCTGGAAGGAAGGTATCCACGGCAGAGGGGTCAAGGCAACCTTCCTGTCAAGTTGAGGAATGCACTGCAGATATGGTGAATGCTAAGACATACCATCGCCGCCACAAGGTCTGTGAATTTCATGCAAAGGCTCCAGCAGTACTTATTGATGGACTCCGACAGCGTTTCTGTCAGCAATGCAGCAG ATTTCATCAGTTGGCGGAGTTTGATGATGCAAAAAAGAGTTGCAGGAGACGGTTGGCAGGGCACAACGAGCGCCGCCGTAAAAGTGCACAAGATTATCCAGGAGAAGGGTCAAGTTGA
- the LOC107002783 gene encoding mitochondrial arginine transporter BAC1-like: protein MEKMNGNSGYKEYVAGLMAGIAIVITGHPFDTVKVKLQKHNTEARGIKYKNGLHCAARILKTEGVKGLYRGATSSFIGMAFESSLVFGIYSQTKILLQGGPDGGKPQPQAIVPSAAFGGAIISFILCPSELVKCRMQVQDADSVVPSSSRYGGPLECALKTVKCEGITGIFRGGFTTLLRESFGNAVFFSTYEYVRYHLHLQRKGASSESSQLIDIGVGIMSGGLGGIACWSAVLPLDVAKTIIQTTPEKNHTRNPFRVLKSIYARSGLRGCYMGLGPTIVRAFPANAAAIVTWELSAKLLGIKRDFN from the exons ATGGAGAAGATGAATGGAAATTCGGGGTACAAGGAGTATGTAGCTGGCCTCATGGCCGGTATTGCTATTGTCATTACCGGTCACCCTTTTGATACCGTCAAG GTGAAGCTCCAGAAACACAATACGGAAGCTCGTGGAATAAAGTACAAGAATGGATTGCATTGTGCTGCTCGAATATTAAAAACTGAAGGA GTTAAGGGGCTCTATCGAGGAGCTACATCTTCATTCATCGGCATGGCCTTTGAGAGCTCACTTGTATTTGGCATTTACTCCCAAACAAAAATATTGCTGCAG GGTGGACCTGATGGAGGTAAGCCCCAGCCTCAAGCGATAGTTCCTTCAGCTGCCTTTGGAGGAGCTATTATCAGCTTCATTCTATGTCCATCAGAACTGGTGAAG TGTAGGATGCAAGTTCAGGATGCTGATTCCGTGGTACCAAGCTCCAGTAGATATGGTGGTCCTCTTGAGTGTGCCCTTAAAACTGTAAAATGTGAAGGG ATCACAGGCATATTTCGAGGAGGCTTCACAACCTTATTAAGAGAATCTTTCGGAAATGCTGTCTTCTTTAGTACATATGAATATGTGCGTTATCACTTGCATCTACAACGTAAAGGTGCTTCCTCCGAGTCTAGCCAATTGATTGATATTGGAGTAGGAATAATGAGTGGCGGTCTTGGCGGTATAGCA TGCTGGTCAGCAGTTCTGCCGTTGGATGTAGCAAAAACTATAATTCAAACTACCCCAGAGAAAAACCATACGAGAAACCCGTTTCGTGTTTTAAAATCG ATATATGCGAGATCTGGTCTTAGAGGATGCTATATGGGTCTAGGTCCTACAATTGTGAGAGCGTTTCCTGCTAATGCAGCTGCAATTGTTACATGGGAGCTGTCTGCCAAACTGTTGGGAATCAAGCGTGATTTCAACTA G
- the LOC107032081 gene encoding protein FRIGIDA-ESSENTIAL 1-like has protein sequence MNADIAIAHQENMNTFSKEEKHSISVDPRGQKKKQSKLEKLGPSWEIDTDFRRDGSMNYESGVMKHFRTALVELVKKLLKPTWHEGFLMRDAYKMIVKKAVDNIINSLTPDQVPDTTESINQYLSASKTKVAKLIEGYLEKYGKSCGESSKVLLYMLPLIRNL, from the exons ATGAATGCTGATATAGCTATAGCCCATCAAGAGAACATGAATACCttttcaaaagaagaaaagCACTCAATATCAGTTGATCCCAGAGGCCAAAAGAAGAAACAATCAAAATTAGAGAAGCTCGGACCCAGCTGGGAAATTGATACCGACTTTAGGAGAGATGGATCTATGAACTATGAGTCAGGAGTTATGAAGCATTTCCGTACTGCTCTTGTGGAATTAGTTAAAAAATTGCTTAAGCCAACTTGGCATGAAGGTTTTTTGATGAGGGATGCATACAAGATGATTGTTAAGAAAGCAGTAGACAACATCATTAACTCTTTGACACCCGATCAAGTTCCTGATACGACTGAATCCATCAATCAATATCTCTCTGCATCTAAGACAAAAGTAGCTAAGTTGATTGAG GGGTATCTGGAGAAATATGGTAAATCCTGCGGTGAATCATCAAAAGTATTGCTTTACATGCTGCCACTAATCAGGAATTTATGA